One stretch of Brevibacillus laterosporus DNA includes these proteins:
- the hemL gene encoding glutamate-1-semialdehyde-2,1-aminomutase — MTRQFTKSIELHKEAVEYIPGGVNSPVRAFKSVGGNPIYMEKGEGSRITDVDGHTYIDYIGSWGPLILGHAHPKVLQAISETALLGTSFGAPTERETTMAKLVCDIVPSVEVVRMVNSGTEATMSALRLARGYTKRDKIMKFEGCYHGHADSLLIKAGSGVATLGLPDSPGVPETIAVNTITVPYNDMNSVRLAFEKYGNELAAVIVEPIGGNMGVVPPQPGFLEELRSITEQYGTLLIFDEVMTGFRVARGGAQDLYKIMPDLTTMGKVIGGGLPVGAYGGKREIMQHVAPAGNVYQAGTLSGNPLAMAAGIATLSELSKPGVYEKLDVRSARLAEGLAANATKLGIPHTVNRVGSMVCLFFTDTPVINYETAKTADLDKFSRYFQQLLQEGIMIPPSQFEGMFVSVMHSDEDIEETIEASYKAMATLV; from the coding sequence TTAAAAGCGTAGGGGGCAATCCTATTTATATGGAAAAAGGGGAAGGGTCCCGTATTACCGATGTAGATGGACATACATATATTGATTATATTGGTTCTTGGGGACCTTTGATCTTGGGACATGCTCATCCAAAAGTATTGCAGGCGATTAGTGAGACTGCTTTGCTTGGCACTAGTTTCGGAGCGCCTACAGAACGTGAAACCACGATGGCCAAGTTAGTGTGTGATATTGTTCCATCAGTAGAAGTTGTACGAATGGTAAACTCTGGCACAGAAGCAACAATGAGTGCGCTTCGTCTGGCTCGTGGGTACACGAAACGAGACAAGATTATGAAGTTTGAAGGCTGTTATCATGGCCACGCGGACAGTTTGCTGATTAAAGCTGGCTCGGGTGTTGCTACATTAGGCTTGCCGGATAGTCCTGGTGTTCCTGAAACAATTGCGGTCAATACCATAACGGTACCGTACAATGATATGAATAGTGTGCGTCTTGCTTTTGAAAAATACGGTAATGAACTAGCAGCTGTTATTGTAGAGCCGATTGGCGGCAATATGGGTGTTGTGCCACCCCAACCGGGCTTCTTAGAAGAATTGCGTAGTATTACGGAACAGTATGGTACATTGCTCATTTTTGATGAAGTAATGACGGGATTCCGTGTAGCTCGTGGCGGTGCTCAAGATTTGTATAAGATCATGCCAGATTTGACCACAATGGGTAAGGTAATTGGTGGAGGTTTGCCAGTTGGTGCATATGGAGGTAAACGTGAAATTATGCAACACGTGGCTCCGGCGGGTAACGTATATCAAGCAGGAACCTTATCGGGTAACCCACTAGCGATGGCAGCAGGGATTGCTACATTGTCTGAGCTTAGTAAACCAGGTGTTTATGAAAAATTGGATGTGCGTTCTGCTCGACTAGCGGAAGGTTTAGCGGCTAATGCAACTAAATTGGGGATCCCCCATACTGTTAATCGTGTTGGCTCGATGGTATGCCTATTCTTTACAGATACGCCAGTCATCAACTATGAGACGGCTAAAACCGCAGATTTGGACAAGTTTTCTCGTTATTTCCAACAGCTATTACAAGAAGGCATCATGATTCCACCTTCTCAATTCGAAGGAATGTTTGTCTCTGTTATGCATAGTGATGAGGATATCGAAGAGACCATTGAGGCAAGTTATAAGGCGATGGCTACACTAGTCTAA
- a CDS encoding NUDIX domain-containing protein, translated as MGGKRFTAPVTVHIFLREDDKILLLRRYQTGYEDGNYSVVAGHLDGGEQVIEATIREAREEAGIELSPEQITITGIMHRFSMDERIDFFVTATEWLGEIYNAEPHKCDELAWFSIHDLPQNTISYIKKAIELSVSRSEIWFDSYGFENKEG; from the coding sequence ATGGGAGGAAAACGATTTACGGCACCAGTCACTGTACATATTTTTCTACGAGAAGATGACAAAATCCTACTGTTAAGAAGGTACCAGACCGGTTATGAAGATGGAAATTATAGTGTTGTAGCTGGTCATCTTGATGGTGGTGAACAGGTGATAGAAGCTACGATTCGTGAAGCTCGTGAAGAGGCAGGCATTGAATTAAGCCCTGAACAGATAACGATAACGGGCATCATGCATCGTTTTTCCATGGATGAGCGCATTGATTTTTTTGTAACAGCAACAGAATGGTTAGGAGAGATTTACAACGCAGAACCTCATAAATGCGATGAATTAGCATGGTTCTCTATTCATGATCTTCCTCAGAATACCATTTCATATATAAAAAAAGCGATTGAGCTATCGGTCAGTAGATCTGAAATCTGGTTTGATAGTTACGGATTTGAAAACAAGGAGGGATAG
- a CDS encoding NAD-dependent epimerase/dehydratase family protein, protein MHTALVLGGTRFFGKRLVQELLDKGIKVTLANRGLTKDPFGNQVERIIVDRYDEESMLSAFEDYEFDMIFDNICYASEDARIAIKVFTDKVSRYIFTSTLSVYDEADRFVTEEDFDPYHYPIQYVNRQETSYKEGKRLAEAVFFQEAPFPVAAIRFPIVLGDDDYTRRLHFHVEHVMKQWPIGIPNIEATMGFIPANQAARFLLWAAEEELEGAFNACSHGVVTLKGIISMIEESTGKQAIILSETEDEHMSPFGISHSVWCMSNEKAKETGFLFVPLQEWLPPLIHRIRKSFEKIES, encoded by the coding sequence GTGCACACAGCGCTTGTTTTAGGGGGAACTCGTTTTTTTGGAAAAAGGTTGGTTCAGGAGCTTTTGGATAAAGGGATAAAAGTCACCCTTGCGAATCGGGGACTTACCAAAGATCCGTTTGGCAATCAGGTAGAGAGAATTATTGTCGATCGCTATGATGAGGAATCCATGCTGTCTGCATTTGAGGATTACGAATTTGATATGATATTTGATAATATTTGCTATGCATCAGAGGATGCACGGATTGCTATAAAGGTTTTTACTGATAAAGTCTCCCGTTATATTTTTACTTCTACCTTATCTGTCTATGATGAGGCAGACCGATTTGTAACAGAAGAGGATTTTGATCCTTATCACTACCCTATTCAATATGTGAACAGACAAGAAACGTCCTATAAGGAAGGGAAACGTCTGGCTGAAGCCGTGTTCTTTCAGGAAGCCCCTTTTCCTGTAGCGGCTATTCGATTCCCGATTGTATTGGGAGACGATGATTATACGCGCCGCTTACATTTTCACGTAGAACATGTGATGAAACAATGGCCGATCGGTATCCCTAATATAGAAGCGACTATGGGCTTTATTCCAGCTAATCAAGCTGCACGTTTTCTGTTATGGGCTGCAGAAGAGGAGCTGGAGGGGGCTTTTAATGCTTGCTCGCACGGCGTTGTTACATTAAAAGGAATAATCAGCATGATAGAAGAAAGCACAGGTAAGCAGGCAATCATTTTGTCAGAGACAGAGGATGAACACATGTCGCCATTCGGGATATCGCACTCGGTATGGTGCATGAGTAATGAAAAAGCAAAAGAAACAGGCTTTTTATTCGTTCCTTTGCAAGAATGGTTACCACCACTTATTCACCGAATCAGGAAATCGTTTGAAAAAATAGAGAGCTAG
- a CDS encoding LysM peptidoglycan-binding domain-containing protein — translation MFVELKGGACVSVQDGLLSFQMKETIFLSSDKPGIEELRELELLPDLDIRETDHEITICGSLQLRGKYMPTKSANAKTDGGTDTLVSAMKFTPLQLEQGDTDVFFSEEEADIMHRIPLSISVPVSRTKEVAEIYGIVDSFDYEVKGPKQLLITADLKIAGIQLKSEQEIHAEQQSHKPDDTWEYIQVAHDESTEQEYQHVTIDDLERKLAALEKEVEAQLEHQNADGQESVEEVAHAEQYQPYQFYQPFPGLQSQREDTEQSSWDQDSATRFRYQHPQFAAYEAEAEMADRGEVEQSSNVPYQTYSHVPEESIEQQTPFGYGFHPTSMSEPPQYVPYGSQPYYQLNPFAHGPGQVPNPNPFAPPPPHPFQPIAGQFHQGQQPPQYPFAQMPPYAPPQQTFYQPPPPYPPNPVPEAASAIQYQSEYVDESPYQAAYQPPPSYEYVEEHEQETDNVYAEPASYHGQEELETDIEEKMYESPYQAAYQPPPSYAYVEEHEQETDNVLAEPASYHGQEELETDIEEKMYESPYQAAYQPPPSYECVEEHEQETDNVLAEPASYHDQEELETAIEEKAYESAYQATSKGESSHNNSSEHFQLVAEHKEVVTEDQEIVTKQKKVVTEREEARVTLHNSPPKVQLAADPDPYAKYWEGSEDEQAEVAEVTEAAEVTEAVEIHVDHDENKVHAHTAEYDQEIQAPAISTELSEEDEATVLMAQLEAEEEITVEEIVATPVAESEKEMKVAIGSKNNRTEKNETMNFSNIFSHLHGNEKSGRRRDEGKQEDALEQMKARRTDGSSSRTDALGNLTSFVQDRTEKFSKLKMCIIQKNETLDSIAQRYELSVTKIKEANRMSTDRVEEGQILYIPQ, via the coding sequence ATGTTTGTGGAGTTGAAAGGAGGAGCATGTGTGTCTGTACAAGATGGACTGTTATCGTTTCAAATGAAGGAGACCATATTTCTCTCATCAGATAAACCAGGAATTGAAGAATTGCGGGAATTAGAACTATTGCCCGACTTAGACATAAGGGAAACTGATCATGAAATTACGATTTGTGGGTCCTTACAGCTGCGCGGCAAATATATGCCGACCAAGAGCGCCAACGCAAAAACGGATGGCGGAACGGACACCTTGGTTTCGGCGATGAAGTTTACACCGTTGCAGTTGGAACAAGGAGATACGGATGTTTTTTTCTCAGAAGAAGAGGCGGATATTATGCATCGTATACCTTTAAGTATCTCTGTCCCCGTCTCCAGAACCAAAGAGGTAGCTGAAATTTACGGGATTGTCGATAGTTTTGATTATGAGGTAAAGGGTCCTAAACAATTGCTCATTACTGCCGATTTAAAGATAGCTGGCATCCAGTTAAAGTCTGAACAGGAAATCCACGCTGAACAGCAATCTCATAAGCCTGACGATACCTGGGAGTATATTCAAGTAGCTCATGATGAGAGTACTGAACAGGAATATCAGCATGTCACTATTGATGATTTAGAACGAAAGCTGGCCGCTTTAGAAAAAGAAGTAGAGGCCCAATTAGAACACCAAAATGCAGACGGACAAGAATCGGTAGAGGAAGTTGCTCATGCTGAGCAATACCAACCATACCAGTTTTATCAACCATTTCCGGGATTACAATCACAACGAGAAGATACAGAACAAAGTAGCTGGGATCAGGATTCGGCTACACGTTTCCGTTATCAACACCCACAATTTGCAGCTTATGAAGCAGAGGCAGAAATGGCAGATCGGGGAGAAGTCGAGCAATCAAGTAATGTTCCTTATCAAACATATTCCCATGTACCAGAAGAATCTATAGAACAGCAAACACCGTTTGGATACGGATTTCATCCAACATCAATGTCGGAACCACCACAGTATGTACCGTACGGGTCACAGCCCTATTATCAGCTAAATCCTTTCGCACATGGACCAGGTCAAGTGCCGAACCCTAACCCTTTTGCGCCACCACCTCCACACCCGTTTCAACCGATTGCAGGGCAGTTCCATCAAGGGCAGCAACCTCCGCAATACCCATTTGCCCAAATGCCGCCATACGCACCACCGCAACAGACTTTTTATCAACCGCCGCCGCCGTATCCACCTAATCCGGTACCAGAAGCTGCTTCTGCTATTCAGTACCAGTCAGAATATGTAGATGAATCTCCATATCAAGCCGCGTATCAGCCTCCACCTTCTTATGAGTATGTGGAGGAACATGAACAAGAGACTGATAATGTGTATGCAGAGCCTGCATCCTATCATGGTCAGGAAGAATTAGAAACGGATATAGAGGAGAAAATGTACGAATCTCCATATCAAGCTGCGTATCAGCCTCCACCTTCTTATGCGTATGTGGAGGAACATGAACAAGAGACTGACAACGTGCTTGCAGAGCCTGCATCCTATCATGGTCAGGAAGAATTAGAAACGGATATAGAGGAGAAAATGTACGAATCTCCATATCAAGCTGCGTATCAGCCTCCACCTTCTTATGAGTGTGTGGAGGAACATGAACAAGAGACTGACAACGTGCTTGCAGAGCCTGCATCCTATCATGATCAGGAAGAATTAGAAACGGCTATAGAGGAGAAGGCGTACGAATCCGCATATCAAGCTACTTCTAAAGGAGAGTCATCTCACAATAATTCATCTGAACACTTCCAACTTGTTGCAGAACACAAAGAAGTTGTTACAGAAGATCAAGAAATTGTTACTAAACAAAAGAAAGTCGTTACAGAACGTGAAGAAGCGCGGGTAACGCTTCACAATTCCCCTCCTAAAGTGCAATTAGCTGCTGATCCAGATCCATATGCGAAATATTGGGAAGGCAGTGAAGATGAGCAAGCAGAAGTAGCAGAAGTAACGGAAGCAGCAGAAGTAACGGAGGCAGTCGAAATACATGTCGATCATGATGAAAATAAGGTGCATGCTCATACAGCGGAATACGATCAGGAAATACAAGCGCCTGCTATCAGTACCGAATTAAGTGAAGAGGATGAAGCCACTGTTCTTATGGCTCAACTAGAAGCGGAAGAAGAAATAACTGTTGAAGAAATAGTTGCAACACCTGTAGCTGAATCAGAAAAAGAAATGAAAGTGGCCATTGGTTCCAAAAACAACAGGACAGAGAAAAATGAAACGATGAATTTCTCCAATATTTTCTCTCACTTACATGGAAATGAGAAAAGTGGAAGACGGCGTGATGAGGGCAAACAGGAAGACGCACTGGAACAAATGAAAGCCAGACGAACTGATGGGAGTAGTTCACGTACGGATGCATTAGGTAACCTTACATCATTTGTGCAAGACCGTACAGAGAAATTCAGTAAATTAAAAATGTGCATTATCCAGAAAAATGAAACCTTGGATTCTATTGCCCAGCGGTATGAGTTATCGGTTACCAAAATTAAAGAAGCGAATCGCATGTCAACAGATCGCGTAGAAGAGGGGCAAATTCTTTACATTCCGCAATGA
- a CDS encoding YitT family protein, which translates to MVEHRKINTVQLFKRVFFIILGSMIFSFGLEEFLIPNQVIDGGITGISIIFSHLTGWPIGIFLFLLNVPFLIIGYKQIGKTFALSTLFGVTIMSIATTLLHPVSAVTKEPFLAAVYGGVFLGIGVGLVIRYGGSLDGTEIVAILFNRKTAFSVGEIIMFLNIFILGSAGFVFGWNQAMYSLIAYYIAYKMIELTLEGFNESRSVWIISDKHREIGETLLARLGRGVTYLNGEGGYSGDTKTVIFTVITRLEEAKLKSIVEEWDQSAFLAIGNIHDVKGGRFKKKAIH; encoded by the coding sequence TTGGTTGAACATAGGAAGATCAACACGGTTCAACTATTTAAAAGAGTGTTTTTTATCATTTTGGGTTCAATGATTTTTTCTTTTGGACTAGAAGAATTTTTAATTCCCAATCAGGTTATTGACGGGGGAATTACGGGCATTTCTATTATCTTTAGCCATTTGACAGGATGGCCGATCGGTATTTTTTTATTTCTGTTAAATGTCCCCTTCCTAATCATTGGTTATAAACAGATCGGAAAGACGTTCGCCTTGTCTACATTGTTTGGTGTTACGATCATGTCAATTGCTACGACATTATTGCATCCGGTCAGTGCTGTAACGAAAGAACCGTTTCTCGCTGCTGTGTATGGAGGTGTGTTTTTGGGCATTGGGGTAGGTTTGGTAATACGTTACGGCGGTTCCCTTGATGGTACAGAAATCGTAGCCATTTTGTTTAACAGAAAAACAGCTTTTTCCGTTGGCGAAATAATTATGTTTTTAAACATATTTATTTTAGGCAGTGCTGGCTTTGTATTTGGATGGAATCAAGCTATGTACTCATTGATTGCTTACTACATTGCTTACAAAATGATTGAATTAACCCTTGAGGGCTTTAACGAATCAAGATCGGTCTGGATCATTAGTGACAAGCATCGAGAGATTGGTGAAACTCTTCTTGCAAGGCTAGGTCGTGGCGTTACTTATCTAAATGGGGAAGGTGGATATTCAGGAGATACCAAGACGGTTATCTTTACTGTAATCACCCGATTGGAAGAAGCTAAATTAAAATCGATTGTAGAAGAATGGGACCAATCTGCATTTTTAGCCATTGGGAACATTCATGATGTAAAAGGCGGTCGATTTAAGAAAAAAGCCATTCATTAA
- a CDS encoding valine--tRNA ligase, which produces MANEQASLDAQLPKNYDPKAAEAKWYPYWMEKEFFKAERDPKKAPYTIVIPPPNVTGKLHLGHALDTTLQDIITRAKRMQGYSTLFLPGMDHAGIATQTKVEGNLREEGLSRHDLGREKFVEKVWEWKHVYASHIREQWEKIGLALDYSRERFTMDEGLSRAVREVFVRLYDKGLIYRGKRIINWDPAARTALSDIEVIYKEVKGALHHMRYPLADGSGFIEVATTRPETMLGDTAVAVHPEDDRYKHLVGKMVVLPIIGREIPIVADDYVDPEFGSGAVKITPAHDPNDFEIGLRHNLEQIIVMDESGVMNEHAAFYKGLDRFVCRKQIIKDLQEQGVMFKIEEHIHQVGHSERSDAVVEPYLSTQWFVNMQPLADETLKNAASEDSVTFVPERFKNTYLRWIENIRDWCISRQLWWGHRIPAWYCQDCGELHVSRDDITECCKCHSSNLSQDNDVLDTWFSSALWPFSTLGWPDETEDMKYFYPTNVLVTGYDIIFFWVARMIFSGLEFTGEKPFEHVLIHGIIRDSDGRKMSKSLGNGVDPMEVIEKYGADALRFTLATGNSPGNDQRFYWEKVEANRNFANKIWNASRFALMNLQDFTYEDIDLTKELSAPDKWILTRLQGTITDVTRLMDAFDFGEAGRLLYNFLWDDLCDWYIEMAKLPLYGTDEQAKKATQSVLVYVLDQTLRLLHPFMPFITEEIWQALPHQGESITVAAWPQAKSELTFNDAEAEMSLLMDIIRSVRNIRAEVNVPMSKKIELVIKANDQQSLQCLQRGEEFLVRFCNPEKLVIGADLEAPEKAMSAVVTGAELFLPLAGLLDLVQERKRLEKEIDTLNKEVDRIEKKLNNPGFMAKAPANVIEEEKAKMTDYANKREKVVARLADLES; this is translated from the coding sequence ATGGCAAACGAACAAGCATCCCTTGATGCACAACTACCAAAAAACTATGATCCAAAGGCAGCGGAAGCCAAATGGTATCCCTACTGGATGGAAAAAGAATTTTTTAAAGCGGAGCGCGATCCAAAGAAAGCTCCTTATACAATTGTGATTCCACCTCCAAATGTAACAGGTAAATTACATTTGGGTCATGCGTTGGACACAACATTACAAGATATTATTACGCGTGCTAAGCGCATGCAAGGATACAGCACACTGTTCCTGCCAGGAATGGATCATGCTGGTATCGCAACTCAAACCAAGGTAGAAGGGAATTTGCGTGAAGAAGGCTTGAGTCGCCATGATTTAGGCCGTGAAAAATTTGTAGAAAAAGTATGGGAATGGAAGCATGTCTACGCTAGCCATATCCGTGAACAATGGGAAAAAATTGGGCTTGCTCTAGATTACTCTCGTGAGCGTTTTACGATGGACGAAGGCTTGTCCCGTGCTGTTCGTGAAGTATTTGTTCGCCTCTATGACAAAGGCTTGATCTACCGTGGTAAACGCATCATTAACTGGGACCCGGCTGCTCGTACAGCTTTGTCTGACATTGAGGTTATTTATAAAGAGGTAAAAGGTGCTTTGCATCATATGCGTTACCCATTAGCTGATGGAAGTGGCTTTATTGAAGTGGCTACTACTCGACCTGAAACGATGTTGGGCGATACAGCAGTAGCCGTTCACCCTGAAGATGACCGTTACAAACACCTAGTTGGCAAAATGGTTGTCCTACCAATCATAGGTCGTGAGATTCCGATTGTAGCGGATGATTATGTAGACCCTGAATTTGGTTCAGGTGCGGTCAAAATTACACCTGCGCATGATCCAAATGATTTTGAGATTGGTCTACGCCATAACTTGGAACAGATCATTGTCATGGATGAATCCGGGGTAATGAATGAGCATGCAGCTTTCTATAAAGGGCTTGATCGTTTCGTTTGTCGTAAGCAAATTATCAAAGACTTACAAGAGCAAGGCGTTATGTTTAAAATTGAAGAACACATCCACCAGGTTGGGCACAGTGAGCGAAGCGACGCAGTAGTCGAACCTTACCTATCTACGCAATGGTTTGTTAACATGCAGCCTCTTGCAGATGAGACACTAAAAAATGCTGCTTCAGAAGACAGCGTTACATTCGTTCCTGAGCGTTTTAAAAACACATACCTGCGCTGGATTGAAAATATTCGTGACTGGTGCATTTCCCGTCAATTATGGTGGGGCCATCGTATCCCAGCTTGGTATTGTCAGGACTGTGGCGAGTTGCATGTATCCCGTGACGACATCACAGAATGTTGCAAGTGTCACTCTAGCAACCTTTCTCAAGACAATGACGTCTTAGATACGTGGTTTAGCTCTGCTTTGTGGCCATTCTCCACATTAGGCTGGCCAGATGAAACAGAAGACATGAAATACTTCTACCCAACCAATGTACTTGTAACAGGCTACGACATTATTTTCTTCTGGGTAGCTCGTATGATTTTCAGTGGATTGGAATTTACCGGAGAAAAACCATTTGAACATGTGCTGATCCATGGAATTATCCGCGATTCTGATGGACGTAAGATGTCTAAGTCGCTTGGTAACGGGGTTGACCCGATGGAAGTAATCGAGAAGTATGGTGCGGATGCATTGCGTTTCACTCTGGCAACAGGTAATTCTCCAGGTAACGACCAACGTTTCTATTGGGAAAAAGTAGAAGCAAACCGAAACTTTGCAAACAAGATCTGGAATGCTTCACGTTTTGCTTTGATGAATCTACAAGACTTTACGTATGAAGATATCGACTTGACCAAAGAATTATCTGCACCTGATAAATGGATTTTGACACGTCTACAAGGAACGATTACAGATGTTACTCGATTGATGGATGCGTTTGACTTTGGGGAAGCGGGTCGTCTGTTGTATAATTTCCTATGGGATGATCTATGTGACTGGTACATTGAGATGGCTAAATTACCATTGTACGGCACAGATGAACAAGCGAAGAAAGCGACACAATCGGTTCTTGTATATGTACTAGATCAGACGTTGCGCTTGTTACACCCATTCATGCCATTCATCACGGAAGAAATATGGCAAGCTCTACCTCATCAAGGAGAAAGTATTACCGTTGCTGCTTGGCCGCAAGCGAAAAGCGAGCTTACTTTTAATGATGCAGAAGCAGAAATGAGCTTGCTCATGGACATTATCCGAAGTGTACGTAACATCCGTGCAGAAGTAAACGTACCAATGTCCAAAAAAATTGAACTAGTGATCAAGGCAAATGACCAACAATCTCTCCAATGCTTACAACGTGGAGAAGAGTTCTTGGTACGTTTCTGCAACCCTGAAAAACTGGTGATCGGTGCTGATCTGGAAGCTCCGGAAAAAGCGATGTCCGCTGTTGTCACTGGAGCCGAGCTATTTTTACCGCTTGCCGGGTTACTTGACTTAGTACAAGAGCGCAAGCGTTTGGAGAAGGAAATTGATACACTAAATAAAGAAGTAGATCGCATCGAGAAAAAGCTGAACAACCCAGGCTTTATGGCAAAAGCACCCGCAAATGTCATTGAGGAAGAAAAAGCGAAAATGACGGACTACGCTAACAAGCGTGAAAAGGTAGTCGCTCGTTTAGCTGACCTAGAATCCTAA
- a CDS encoding bifunctional folylpolyglutamate synthase/dihydrofolate synthase, giving the protein MKADHILTYDEALNWLHSLLRFGLKPGLERMNWMLEELGHPERNLLFVHVAGTNGKGSTCTFLTHVLLEAGISVGTFTSPYITDFRERIRLNNQLIPQDDLVRLVDEIKPLVERCEQETEYGCPTEFEVITLLAICYFGLVVRPAIVVWETGLGGRLDSTNVVHPIMSVITNVGLDHTDILGSSIGEIALEKAGIIKPGVPVVVGNLQEEALNVISRITKQKNSKLYRLGCEFDAQPLFTEALKGAQHIEYSSLFRPTTSTYQLGLLGKHQVQNAGVALMVLDLLREFYAFFVEEEDRKKGLAQATWPGRMEIVSRNPLCMIDGAHNTEGITMLVDSLGELAKDTKRIHLMFSALEDKPLSQMARVLKEAPLELANVYLTSFDFPRAASVDTLEDAFLTGGFNQEQLECVDDWKIVLREWLSDETKSDETLLICGSLYFISLVRSIFSIPVEQVGE; this is encoded by the coding sequence ATGAAGGCAGATCACATTCTTACTTATGATGAAGCGCTAAATTGGCTTCACAGCCTGTTACGTTTTGGATTAAAACCGGGTTTAGAGCGCATGAATTGGATGCTAGAGGAGTTGGGGCATCCCGAACGTAACTTATTATTTGTTCATGTGGCAGGTACCAATGGAAAAGGCTCTACGTGCACTTTTTTGACGCACGTTTTGCTGGAGGCGGGGATTAGTGTTGGAACCTTTACATCCCCGTATATCACTGATTTTCGCGAACGTATTCGATTAAATAACCAACTCATTCCACAGGACGACCTTGTTCGTCTTGTGGATGAAATAAAGCCGTTGGTGGAGCGTTGTGAACAGGAAACAGAGTACGGTTGTCCTACTGAATTTGAGGTTATTACGTTGCTGGCTATCTGTTATTTTGGCCTAGTGGTCAGACCTGCAATTGTTGTTTGGGAAACCGGGCTTGGTGGGCGTTTGGATTCAACTAACGTTGTCCATCCCATCATGAGCGTCATTACTAATGTTGGTCTTGATCATACAGATATTCTCGGTTCATCTATCGGTGAAATCGCTTTGGAAAAAGCCGGCATTATTAAACCGGGAGTGCCTGTCGTAGTAGGTAATCTCCAAGAAGAGGCATTGAACGTTATTTCTAGGATTACAAAACAAAAGAACAGCAAGCTTTATCGGTTGGGTTGCGAATTTGATGCCCAGCCGCTCTTTACGGAAGCCTTAAAAGGGGCGCAACATATTGAGTATAGTAGTTTGTTTCGTCCCACGACTTCCACATATCAACTGGGTTTACTGGGTAAGCATCAGGTGCAAAACGCGGGTGTTGCCTTGATGGTTCTAGATCTCTTGCGGGAATTTTATGCCTTTTTTGTTGAAGAAGAAGATAGGAAAAAAGGCTTGGCACAAGCTACATGGCCAGGTCGAATGGAAATTGTCTCAAGAAATCCATTATGCATGATAGATGGAGCACATAACACGGAAGGTATCACGATGCTGGTTGATAGTTTGGGTGAACTTGCAAAAGATACAAAGCGGATTCATTTGATGTTCTCTGCTCTTGAAGATAAACCGTTGTCTCAAATGGCTCGGGTTCTTAAAGAGGCGCCGCTCGAACTTGCCAACGTGTATCTCACGAGCTTTGATTTTCCAAGAGCCGCCTCTGTTGATACCTTGGAGGATGCTTTTTTAACTGGCGGCTTTAATCAAGAACAACTGGAATGTGTTGATGACTGGAAAATCGTGTTGCGTGAATGGCTGAGCGACGAGACGAAGAGCGATGAGACGTTGTTGATTTGCGGATCACTTTACTTCATCTCTTTGGTACGCTCAATTTTTTCAATCCCCGTAGAACAGGTAGGTGAATAA